A single region of the Gloeomargarita sp. SRBZ-1_bins_9 genome encodes:
- a CDS encoding folylpolyglutamate synthase/dihydrofolate synthase family protein, whose product MGDVRAFFQGLQRFGITLGLERIRRLLDHLGQPQNRVPAVHVAGTNGKGSVCAYLAHILTACGYRTGLYISPHLVRYQERVQINGQPITEGDWWRILQRIHQVVEAQALSITEFEAITALMWVYFAEQQVDIGVIEVGLGGRLDATNVLDHPLVTVITSIGFDHQERLGPTLADIAREKAGILKPGRPLVRGPMAAAAAAVIDDLARRLACPLVVVEPPDSTPGNILRFQGDDYPIPLLGEHQKQNACIALAIANQLRQQGWDLPVEKVQRGMAQTRWPGRLQWVTWGGQKVLLDGAHNPEGAETLRRYIDQEHLMPVHWVMGLLASKDAPAILGRLLRPGDRVSFVPIPGHAYHEPVALREVSRCLCPDLAVQVYQHVQEAVAATPQGYTPVITGSLYLIGQVLKDRGIS is encoded by the coding sequence ATGGGGGACGTTCGGGCGTTTTTTCAGGGGCTACAACGGTTTGGCATTACGTTGGGGTTGGAGCGTATTCGGCGGTTGCTGGACCATCTGGGCCAACCCCAAAACCGGGTGCCGGCTGTACATGTGGCGGGGACCAACGGTAAGGGGTCGGTTTGCGCCTACCTGGCCCACATACTCACGGCCTGTGGCTACCGCACGGGACTGTATATTTCCCCCCATCTGGTGCGCTACCAGGAGCGGGTGCAAATCAACGGCCAGCCGATCACGGAGGGGGATTGGTGGCGTATTTTGCAACGGATTCACCAGGTGGTGGAGGCCCAGGCGTTGTCCATCACGGAATTTGAGGCCATCACGGCCCTGATGTGGGTCTATTTTGCGGAACAACAGGTGGACATCGGGGTGATTGAGGTGGGATTGGGGGGGCGTTTGGATGCCACCAACGTGCTCGACCATCCCCTGGTGACGGTGATTACGTCCATTGGGTTCGACCATCAGGAGCGCTTGGGTCCCACGCTGGCGGATATTGCCCGGGAAAAAGCAGGGATTTTGAAGCCGGGGCGTCCCCTGGTGCGGGGGCCGATGGCAGCGGCGGCGGCGGCGGTGATTGATGACCTGGCCCGGCGCTTGGCTTGCCCGTTGGTGGTGGTGGAACCGCCGGATAGCACCCCCGGAAATATCCTGCGTTTTCAGGGTGATGATTACCCCATTCCCTTGCTGGGTGAGCATCAAAAACAAAATGCCTGCATTGCTTTGGCAATTGCTAACCAACTGCGCCAGCAGGGATGGGATTTGCCGGTAGAAAAAGTGCAACGGGGGATGGCCCAAACCCGCTGGCCGGGACGGTTGCAGTGGGTCACGTGGGGGGGGCAAAAGGTGTTACTCGACGGGGCGCACAATCCCGAGGGGGCGGAGACGTTGCGACGCTACATTGACCAGGAGCATTTGATGCCGGTGCATTGGGTGATGGGGCTACTGGCCAGTAAGGATGCTCCGGCTATTTTAGGGCGGCTGTTGCGTCCGGGGGACCGGGTGAGTTTTGTACCGATTCCCGGCCATGCTTACCACGAACCGGTGGCGTTGCGTGAGGTCAGCCGATGCCTTTGTCCAGACCTAGCCGTGCAGGTTTATCAGCATGTTCAGGAGGCGGTAGCGGCCACGCCCCAGGGATATACGCCGGTGATTACCGGGTCTTTGTATCTCATCGGCCAGGTGCTCAAGGACAGGGGCATTTCCTAA